The following are encoded together in the Nitrospirota bacterium genome:
- a CDS encoding transglycosylase SLT domain-containing protein, with protein MLKSYNFLWYPLILFAIIFLFFKNTHADPTTVSEINQKEETDSHVSPDKNTRDDISDSPQQIINSVNYYASLVNLDVPIVINNAVEKSIKLFTYAIRDRFNLWLNRSERYLDLMREIIRDKEIPEDLVYLPLVESGFNPYAYSRAKASGPWQFIASTAKRYGLKINWWVDERRDPIKSTEAAALYLKDLYEMFGSWKLALAAYNAGERTVMKALTKTKVDDFWKIRETRYIKRETKEYVPRYIAATIIAKDPQSFGFEVQPHEPFLFDEVVINTPTDLKVIAKAAGVSVEEIKELNPELKRWCTPPNHSEYKIRLPFGTKEEFLTNIEQIPENERLSGNFYTVKKGDTLKKIAKGYGVSYKTIIEANALTKGHILSAGDRIFIPKKGLYAETDNVKKSKKKKKRITYS; from the coding sequence ATGTTAAAGTCTTATAACTTTTTGTGGTATCCCCTCATCTTGTTTGCAATTATCTTTTTATTTTTTAAAAACACCCATGCAGATCCAACAACTGTTAGTGAAATAAACCAGAAAGAAGAAACAGATTCTCATGTATCACCGGACAAAAACACAAGAGATGATATATCTGATAGTCCACAGCAAATCATTAATTCTGTAAATTATTATGCCTCTCTTGTTAATCTGGATGTCCCGATTGTTATAAACAACGCCGTTGAGAAAAGTATCAAGCTTTTCACTTACGCTATCAGAGACCGCTTCAATCTCTGGCTTAACAGGTCAGAGAGATATTTAGACCTTATGAGGGAGATAATAAGGGATAAAGAGATTCCAGAAGACCTTGTCTATCTGCCACTGGTAGAAAGTGGATTTAATCCCTATGCTTATTCTCGTGCCAAGGCAAGTGGTCCATGGCAGTTTATTGCATCTACAGCAAAGCGGTATGGGCTAAAGATTAACTGGTGGGTTGATGAGAGACGCGACCCTATTAAATCCACGGAGGCTGCTGCTTTATATCTTAAAGACCTCTATGAAATGTTTGGATCATGGAAACTGGCACTTGCTGCATATAATGCTGGTGAGCGAACGGTAATGAAAGCACTCACAAAGACAAAGGTTGATGATTTCTGGAAAATAAGGGAGACACGCTACATCAAGCGCGAGACAAAAGAATATGTTCCAAGATATATAGCCGCTACCATAATAGCCAAAGACCCTCAGAGTTTTGGTTTTGAGGTGCAACCCCACGAACCGTTTCTTTTTGATGAAGTTGTGATCAATACCCCTACCGATCTAAAGGTAATTGCAAAAGCGGCAGGTGTATCTGTCGAAGAGATCAAGGAACTTAATCCTGAACTGAAACGATGGTGTACACCTCCAAATCATTCTGAGTATAAAATAAGATTACCTTTTGGAACAAAAGAGGAATTTCTCACAAATATCGAACAGATACCAGAGAATGAAAGACTCAGTGGTAACTTCTATACCGTCAAGAAAGGAGATACCTTAAAGAAAATTGCAAAGGGATACGGTGTCTCATATAAAACAATTATAGAAGCGAACGCCTTAACGAAGGGGCATATTCTATCAGCAGGAGACCGAATTTTCATACCTAAAAAGGGGTTATATGCGGAAACGGATAATGTAAAAAAGAGCAAGAAAAAGAAGAAAAGGATTACTTACTCTTAA
- a CDS encoding sulfurtransferase TusA family protein: MSELSNREPVQVVDVLGRVCPYPLLMTKKAIEKAQSGQVIKVICDAPASAEDSIPKFCEKTGHKFEAVRLEDKGYWELYIQKA; this comes from the coding sequence ATGTCTGAGTTAAGTAATAGGGAACCAGTACAGGTAGTTGATGTACTCGGTAGGGTCTGTCCATATCCTCTCTTAATGACCAAGAAGGCGATTGAAAAGGCTCAGAGCGGCCAAGTAATTAAGGTAATATGTGATGCTCCTGCCTCAGCAGAGGATAGTATACCGAAATTCTGTGAAAAAACGGGACACAAGTTTGAAGCTGTCAGGCTTGAGGATAAAGGTTACTGGGAGCTCTACATTCAAAAAGCTTGA